The proteins below come from a single Megalops cyprinoides isolate fMegCyp1 chromosome 5, fMegCyp1.pri, whole genome shotgun sequence genomic window:
- the lsm1 gene encoding U6 snRNA-associated Sm-like protein LSm1, with translation MNYMPGTASLIEDIDKKHLVLLRDGRTLIGFLRSIDQFANLVLHQTVERIHVGKKYGDIPRGIFIVRGENVVLLGEIDLEKESDTVLKQVSIEEILEEQRVQQQAKSEAEKAKLQALKERGLSIPKTDVLDEY, from the exons ATGAATTACATGCCAGGGACAGCGAGCCTCATCGAGGATATCGATA AGAAACACCTTGTGCTCCTCCGAGATGGAAGAACGTTGATCGGGTTTCTAAGAAGCATCGACCAGTTTG CTAATCTGGTTTTGCATCAAACTGTGGAGCGTATACACGTGGGCAAGAAATACGGGGACATTCCAAGAGGAATATTCATAGTCCGTGGAGAGAACGTCGTTCTCCTTGGAGAAATT GACCTGGAGAAAGAGAGCGACACAGTCTTAAAGCAGGTGTCTATTGAGGAGATCCTGGAAGAGCAGCGAGTGCAACAGCAGGCCAAATCGGAGGCAGAGAAGGCCAAGCTGCAGGCCCTCAAAGAGAGAGGACTGTCCATCCCCAAGACAGATGTGCTGGATGAATATTGA
- the LOC118778149 gene encoding dual specificity protein phosphatase 26, with translation MAFMSRFSRSRSSSRSPSRRDSERGSPVLTVAELERLLYTGKTACNHADEVWPGLYIGDQDIAADRRELVKLGITHILNCAHSKWRSGAEYYEGMNITYQGIEAHDSPTFDMSVNFYPAAEFIHKALSSGGKILVHCAVGVSRSATLVLAYLMIRQKMTLVEAIRTVKDHRGVIPNRGFLRQLNGLDSILRDSRKT, from the exons ATGGCGTTCATGTCGAGATTCTCAAGGTCCCGGAGCAGCTCCAGATCCCCCAGCCGGAGAGATTCGGAGCGTGGTTCCCCCGTACTGACCGTAGCTGAGCTCGAGCGGCTGCTCTACACTGGGAAAACCGCCTGCAACCACGCAGATGAAGTGTGGCCAGGCCTCTATATTGGCGATCA AGACATAGCAGCAGACCGTCGCGAACTGGTAAAGCTCGGCATTACGCACATCTTGAACTGTGCGCACAGCAAGTGGCGAAGCGGTGCGGAGTACTACGAGGGTATGAACATCACCTACCAAGGCATAGAGGCACACGACTCGCCTACCTTCGACATGAGCGTCAACTTCTACCCGGCAGCCGAATTCATCCACAAAGCGCTCAGCAGTGGAG GAAAGATCCTGGTGCACTGCGCCGTGGGAGTGAGTCGATCGGCCACCCTGGTGCTGGCCTACCTGATGATCCGACAGAAAATGACCCTGGTGGAGGCCATTAGAACAGTGAAGGACCATCGCGGGGTCATCCCCAACCGTGGCTTCCTGCGCCAGCTCAACGGGCTGGACAGCATCCTCCGTGACAGCCGGAAGACCTAA